A DNA window from Bradyrhizobium barranii subsp. barranii contains the following coding sequences:
- a CDS encoding oleate hydratase: protein MALADYAVPAVLLRDHIVLNAPPSARRLHRHSDCYTPENFMCSASPVSRLDPPKQAAPRNAYLVGTGIAALAAAAYLVKEGGLSGPNIVLFEQMEQFGGSLDAHGNPKDGYVMRGGRMFEEKFNSTYDLLSFIPSIADPSKSAKDELMEFHQEFFWNDKARLVSGGQIVDVSDLGFSERDRLDLIALCAAPESVLDVRTIQDWFEPHFFRSNFWFIWSTTFAFAPWHSALEFKRYCLRFLHLFSTIDTMAGIYRTQFNQFDAMVRPIVAWLKARGVRLEMGAEVTDIDVGIEGGQKTATRLRYRQGDEDRAIDLAERDLVFVTNGSMTSDTSYGSMNTVPVLNTERNGGSWRLWERLAAKSPDFGCPAVFVSRIDQSKWESFTVTADDSSFFDRLEAFSGSRAGKGGLVTIKDSNWLLTVVLNRQPHFYQQPENVWVWWGYGLFPDKPGNFVQKPMSECTGREILIELLSHLRFTESIPHILDTSRVIMAMMPYITAQFMPRVRTDRPKVIPEGSRNLAFIGQFCEIPDDVVFTVEYSVRAAQTAVFGLLDVQRPLSPFYKGQHDPRVLFDAWKTLHRH from the coding sequence GTGGCGCTTGCTGATTATGCAGTCCCGGCAGTTTTGCTTCGCGATCATATTGTTTTGAACGCGCCGCCATCGGCGCGCCGATTGCATAGACATTCCGACTGCTACACGCCGGAGAACTTTATGTGCTCTGCTTCTCCCGTTTCCCGCCTTGATCCACCCAAGCAGGCGGCTCCTCGCAACGCCTATTTGGTCGGAACAGGCATCGCCGCCCTGGCCGCAGCGGCCTACCTCGTCAAGGAGGGCGGGCTATCGGGCCCGAATATCGTCCTGTTTGAGCAGATGGAGCAATTCGGCGGAAGCCTCGACGCACATGGCAATCCGAAGGATGGATACGTCATGCGCGGCGGCCGCATGTTCGAGGAAAAGTTCAACTCCACCTACGACCTGTTGTCCTTCATTCCCTCGATTGCCGACCCGAGCAAATCGGCGAAGGACGAACTGATGGAGTTCCATCAGGAGTTCTTCTGGAACGACAAGGCGCGCCTGGTTTCGGGCGGTCAGATCGTCGACGTCTCCGATCTCGGTTTCAGTGAGAGAGATCGGCTCGACCTGATCGCGCTTTGTGCGGCTCCAGAATCGGTGCTCGACGTCAGGACGATCCAGGACTGGTTCGAACCCCACTTTTTCCGCAGCAATTTCTGGTTCATCTGGTCCACGACCTTTGCTTTTGCGCCTTGGCACAGTGCGCTCGAGTTCAAGCGCTACTGTCTGCGCTTCCTGCATCTGTTCTCGACGATCGACACCATGGCGGGGATCTACCGCACGCAGTTCAACCAGTTCGACGCCATGGTCCGCCCGATCGTTGCATGGTTGAAGGCGCGGGGCGTGAGGCTCGAGATGGGGGCGGAAGTGACCGATATTGATGTTGGGATCGAAGGCGGTCAGAAGACCGCGACGCGGCTGCGGTATCGGCAGGGCGACGAGGACCGCGCCATCGATCTGGCTGAACGTGATCTTGTGTTCGTGACCAACGGGTCAATGACATCCGATACCAGCTACGGTTCGATGAACACGGTTCCGGTGCTGAATACGGAGCGAAACGGAGGTTCGTGGAGACTTTGGGAGCGTCTGGCTGCCAAGAGTCCAGACTTCGGGTGCCCCGCCGTCTTCGTTTCCAGGATCGACCAGTCCAAATGGGAATCGTTCACAGTGACGGCGGACGACTCGAGCTTCTTCGACCGGCTTGAAGCCTTCTCCGGCAGTCGAGCCGGCAAGGGCGGACTGGTAACAATCAAAGATTCTAATTGGCTCTTGACCGTCGTCCTTAATCGTCAACCGCACTTTTACCAGCAGCCAGAGAACGTCTGGGTCTGGTGGGGTTATGGGCTCTTCCCGGACAAACCGGGTAACTTCGTGCAAAAGCCCATGTCGGAGTGCACAGGGCGTGAAATTCTCATCGAGTTGCTTTCGCACCTGCGATTCACAGAGAGTATTCCGCACATTCTCGACACTTCGCGCGTCATAATGGCGATGATGCCTTACATTACCGCCCAGTTCATGCCGCGCGTGAGGACCGATCGACCGAAGGTTATCCCGGAGGGATCGCGCAACCTCGCCTTCATCGGCCAGTTCTGCGAGATTCCCGACGACGTTGTTTTTACCGTCGAATATTCCGTGCGCGCGGCGCAGACCGCCGTTTTCGGCTTGCTCGACGTCCAGCGTCCGCTCTCACCCTTTTACAAGGGCCAGCATGATCCCCGCGTCCTCTTCGACGCCTGGAAGACGCTGCACCGACATTGA
- a CDS encoding SDR family oxidoreductase: MVNVSSVEGLRGSAGLHAYVASKFGVRGITKSAALEAAASGVRVNSIHPGFIATPMTESLESSLLPVPLGRAAEPQEVSQVVLFLFSDESSYLTGSEIVIDGGLTVGVPRKCLAPENIF; the protein is encoded by the coding sequence ATGGTCAACGTCTCGTCGGTCGAGGGGCTACGGGGCAGTGCCGGACTCCACGCCTATGTCGCTTCGAAGTTCGGCGTGCGGGGCATAACCAAGTCCGCTGCGCTGGAAGCCGCGGCCTCGGGAGTCCGCGTCAACTCGATCCATCCCGGCTTCATTGCTACCCCGATGACCGAGAGCTTGGAGTCCTCCCTTCTCCCCGTTCCGCTCGGGCGGGCAGCCGAGCCTCAGGAAGTATCCCAGGTAGTCTTGTTCCTATTCAGCGACGAGTCCAGCTACCTTACCGGTTCCGAGATCGTCATCGATGGCGGTCTGACGGTCGGCGTCCCGCGCAAATGCCTGGCGCCCGAGAACATCTTTTGA
- a CDS encoding oleate hydratase, with protein sequence MYYGSGNYEAFARPRKPEGVDNKTAWFVGAGLAALSGAAFLIRDGHMRGDRITILERLKIPGGALDGKQDLDRGFVVRGGREMEDHFECLWDLFRSIPSLEIEGASVLDEFYWLNKDDPNYSLQRATVNQGQDARTDGLFTLNEKAQKELFAIFLASREEMENKRIDEVFGRDFFYSNFWLYWRTMFAFEEWHSALEMKLYLHRFIHHIGGLPDFSALKFTRYNQYDSLVLPLCKWLLEQGVNIRYDVEVTDVDFEIKAGCKQATAIHWLEDGVTGGIGLGADDLVFMTIGSLTENSDEGDHHTPARLDEGPAPAWDLWRRIAAKDAAFGRPDVFGGNIPATKWESATITTLDARIPAYISKIAKRDPFSGKVVTGGIVSAKDSRWLLSWTVNRQPHFKHQPSDQIVVWVYSLFVDKPGDYVNKPMQDCTGEEITQEWLYHLGVPVEDIPGLAATAAKTVPVMMPYVTSFFMPRQAGDRPNVVPKGAVNFAFIGQFAESAERDCIFTTEYSVRTAMEAVYTLLNVERGVPEVFNSAYDIRKLLAAIGRLRDGKEGEIPGTAFLRQLILKDIGATEPGNTAQ encoded by the coding sequence ATGTATTACGGTAGCGGAAATTATGAAGCTTTTGCCCGCCCTCGCAAACCCGAAGGTGTGGACAACAAGACTGCGTGGTTCGTCGGTGCGGGACTGGCGGCGCTTTCCGGCGCGGCCTTCCTGATCCGCGATGGCCATATGCGTGGCGACCGGATCACCATCCTCGAGCGGCTGAAGATACCCGGTGGGGCTCTCGACGGTAAACAAGACCTGGATAGGGGCTTCGTGGTCCGGGGTGGCCGCGAGATGGAGGACCATTTCGAGTGCCTATGGGATTTATTCCGATCGATCCCCTCGCTGGAAATCGAAGGTGCCAGTGTGCTCGACGAGTTCTACTGGTTGAACAAGGATGATCCGAACTACTCGCTGCAGCGGGCGACGGTGAACCAGGGACAGGATGCGCGCACCGACGGCCTCTTTACTCTGAACGAAAAGGCGCAGAAGGAATTGTTTGCCATCTTTCTTGCCTCCCGTGAGGAGATGGAGAACAAGCGCATCGACGAAGTGTTTGGGAGGGACTTTTTTTACAGCAATTTTTGGCTCTATTGGCGGACGATGTTCGCTTTTGAGGAATGGCATTCCGCGCTGGAGATGAAGCTTTATCTGCATCGGTTCATCCACCATATCGGCGGCCTGCCGGATTTCAGCGCGCTGAAGTTCACCAGGTACAATCAGTATGATTCGCTGGTTCTACCCTTGTGCAAATGGCTGTTGGAGCAGGGCGTCAACATCCGCTACGACGTCGAAGTCACCGATGTCGATTTCGAGATAAAGGCCGGATGCAAGCAGGCCACGGCCATCCACTGGCTGGAGGATGGCGTCACGGGCGGTATCGGCCTTGGCGCCGACGATCTTGTATTCATGACAATCGGGTCGCTCACCGAAAACTCGGACGAGGGAGACCATCACACGCCCGCCAGGCTCGACGAGGGCCCAGCGCCTGCTTGGGATCTGTGGCGGCGTATTGCGGCCAAGGACGCGGCTTTCGGCCGCCCGGACGTCTTCGGTGGCAATATCCCTGCAACCAAATGGGAATCGGCGACGATCACGACCCTAGACGCGCGCATTCCGGCATACATCAGCAAAATCGCGAAACGCGATCCGTTCAGCGGCAAGGTCGTCACGGGAGGGATCGTCTCGGCTAAGGATTCGCGCTGGCTGCTCAGTTGGACCGTCAACCGTCAACCGCATTTCAAGCACCAGCCCAGTGATCAGATCGTCGTCTGGGTCTATTCACTTTTCGTCGACAAGCCTGGCGATTACGTGAACAAACCGATGCAAGATTGCACGGGCGAGGAAATCACGCAGGAATGGCTGTATCACCTCGGTGTGCCGGTCGAGGACATACCGGGACTCGCCGCGACGGCCGCAAAGACAGTGCCGGTGATGATGCCGTACGTCACCTCCTTCTTCATGCCGCGGCAGGCGGGTGATCGACCAAATGTCGTGCCAAAAGGCGCTGTCAATTTTGCCTTCATCGGCCAGTTTGCTGAGTCGGCCGAGCGCGATTGCATCTTCACGACCGAATACTCAGTTCGCACGGCGATGGAGGCTGTCTACACGCTCCTCAACGTTGAACGCGGTGTGCCGGAGGTGTTCAATTCGGCCTATGATATCCGCAAGCTGCTTGCGGCAATCGGCAGACTGCGCGACGGCAAAGAAGGCGAAATCCCCGGAACGGCGTTCTTGCGCCAGCTAATCCTGAAGGATATCGGCGCTACAGAGCCCGGCAACACTGCTCAATGA
- a CDS encoding ABC transporter substrate binding protein has product MLNLKRLVQFATQHHLPLVGGWGAWAKEGGLFSYGPDSVAMAGRAANYIDKIFKGANPGDLPVEQPAKFELIINLKTANLWVSISRIRFFRVLTN; this is encoded by the coding sequence GTGCTGAATTTAAAGAGGCTGGTTCAGTTTGCGACACAACATCATCTTCCCCTGGTAGGCGGTTGGGGAGCTTGGGCTAAAGAAGGCGGCTTGTTTTCGTACGGACCTGACAGCGTTGCCATGGCTGGTCGCGCCGCCAACTACATCGACAAGATATTTAAAGGTGCAAATCCGGGTGACCTTCCCGTCGAGCAGCCGGCAAAATTTGAATTGATCATCAACCTCAAGACCGCGAACCTTTGGGTCTCAATCTCCCGCATTCGCTTCTTTCGCGTGCTGACGAATTAA
- a CDS encoding type III PLP-dependent enzyme domain-containing protein, which translates to MERAEVDAFYTLNEGRLASVTREFTEHFSGRVLYAVKANPLPKILHAVSRAGVAGFDVASLAEAHLVHSTIPGARSWFMNPVKSRRDIERTFRDLGVRDYVIDCEAELRKLLEVLPLHDPEIRIYVRFKCSATCAIIDLSGKFGASPAEASRLLDLVNAQSRWTTGLSFHPGSQTIVVDPYLHGIRAAVDIIEAVSPAPTALDIGGGFPGHYLNFPYHSPLRMLSEITKLVRGTDALKRVELLCEPGRALVHDSISLFCRVILRKGEALYCGAGIYSGLSPSRQCFLLPARAWRGGQPIQTEEWQDFIIFGPTCDSLDRLGFSYSLPRDLSEGDWIEFQNVGAYTDMARFNGFSVDKIVAVGQDELTMLPAAIQ; encoded by the coding sequence TTGGAAAGGGCAGAAGTTGACGCCTTTTATACGCTCAATGAGGGGCGTCTTGCATCCGTCACGCGCGAATTTACCGAGCATTTCTCAGGACGCGTGCTGTATGCGGTGAAGGCGAATCCGTTGCCCAAAATTCTTCACGCGGTCTCTCGCGCCGGAGTGGCCGGATTCGACGTGGCGTCGCTGGCCGAAGCCCACCTTGTCCATTCCACTATTCCCGGGGCCCGTTCATGGTTCATGAATCCCGTGAAATCTCGTCGCGATATCGAACGGACGTTCCGTGATCTGGGAGTTCGCGACTATGTCATCGATTGCGAAGCCGAGCTGCGGAAGCTCCTCGAAGTCTTGCCGTTACATGATCCGGAAATACGAATCTACGTCCGGTTCAAGTGTAGCGCGACGTGCGCCATCATAGACTTAAGCGGCAAGTTTGGTGCCTCGCCCGCCGAAGCGAGCCGTCTGCTGGATCTCGTCAACGCGCAATCGCGCTGGACCACGGGGTTGTCCTTTCACCCAGGTTCCCAAACGATCGTTGTCGATCCCTATCTGCATGGCATTCGGGCGGCCGTCGACATTATAGAAGCTGTTTCTCCGGCCCCCACAGCGCTCGATATCGGTGGCGGCTTTCCCGGCCATTATCTGAACTTCCCCTATCACTCTCCCTTGCGCATGCTCTCCGAGATCACGAAACTGGTGCGCGGAACGGATGCACTAAAGCGTGTTGAACTGTTGTGTGAGCCCGGACGAGCACTGGTTCATGATAGCATCTCTTTGTTTTGCCGCGTGATCTTAAGAAAAGGCGAGGCGCTCTACTGCGGCGCGGGCATCTACAGCGGGCTCTCACCTTCCCGACAATGTTTTCTGCTCCCCGCCCGCGCTTGGCGTGGCGGACAGCCGATCCAGACTGAGGAGTGGCAGGACTTCATCATCTTTGGCCCAACTTGCGACAGCTTGGACAGGCTTGGATTCTCGTATTCACTGCCACGCGATTTGAGCGAAGGTGATTGGATTGAATTCCAGAATGTGGGCGCCTATACGGATATGGCGCGATTCAACGGGTTTTCGGTTGATAAGATCGTGGCTGTAGGGCAGGATGAACTTACCATGTTGCCCGCCGCCATTCAGTAG